One segment of Tenrec ecaudatus isolate mTenEca1 chromosome 1, mTenEca1.hap1, whole genome shotgun sequence DNA contains the following:
- the LOC142445812 gene encoding olfactory receptor 7C1-like yields the protein MEPGNQTHIPEFILLGFSEAPELQPLLFGLFLSMYLVTFTGNLLIILAITTDSHLHTPMYFFLSNLSFADICFTSTTVPKMLMNLQMQKKVITHAACVTQIFFFMLFGGLDHFLLTVMAYDRYVAICHPLHYTVIMNPRFCGLLLLASWLLTLVDSLLHSLMLLRLSFCTGLEISHFFCELNLVIELACSDTFLNDVVLYFATGLLGVVPMTGLLYSYMKIVSSILKMSSAGGKYKAFSTCGSHLSVVSMFYGTGLGSYLCSAAIENSRASAIASVMYTVATPMLNPFIYSLRNKDIKQALGKLFS from the coding sequence ATGGAACCAGGAAACCAAACACATATTCCAGAATTCatacttttgggattttcagaaGCGCCAGAGCTTCAGCCCCTCCTCTTTGGACTGTTCCTCTCCATGTACCTGGTCACCTTcactgggaacctgctcatcatcctggccatcaccacagactcccacctccacacacccatgtacttcttcctctccaacctctcctttgCTGACATCTGTTTCACCTCCACCACTGTCCCCAAGATGCTGATGAACCTTCAGATGCAGAAGAAAGTTATTACTCATGCAGCCTGCGTCACACAGATATTTTTTTTCATGCTTTTTGGAGGATTAGATCATTTCCTCTTGAcagtgatggcctatgaccggTATGTGGCCATCTGTCACCCACTGCACTACACGGTCATTATGAACCCAAGATTCTGTGGCCTCCTTCTTCTCGCATCTTGGTTATTGACCCTTGTGGACTCTCTGTTACACAGTTTAATGCTTTTGAGGCTGTCCTTTTGTACAGGATTGGAAATTtcccattttttctgtgaatTGAATCTGGTAATTGAACTTGCTTGTTCTGACACATTCCTCAATGATGTGGTACTGTATTTTGCAACTGGACTTCTGGGTGTTGTTCCAATGACTGGGCTCCTTTACTCCTACATGAAGATTGTGTCCTCCATTTTGAAAATGTCATCAGCAGGGGGCaaatataaagccttttccacctgtgggtCTCACCTCTCCGTGGTTTCCATGTTCTATGGCACAGGTCTTGGGAGTTATCTCTGTTCTGCTGctattgaaaactccagggccagTGCGATCGCCTCAGTGATGTACACTGTAGCCACACCCATGCTGAACCCCTTtatctacagtctgagaaacaaGGATATAAAGCAGGCCCTAGGGAAACTTTTCAGCTGA